One window of Nitrospira sp. genomic DNA carries:
- the rimO gene encoding 30S ribosomal protein S12 methylthiotransferase RimO, giving the protein MSHPLIIPRRTKPIAQRDRHRSLIGASPKKTTIGFVNLGCSKNQVDSEIMLGSLVKEGFQLTGDPKQADVVIVNTCGFIEEAKEESINTVLEHGHLKKTGTCRVLIAAGCLAQRYQGDLLKELPELDAVVGTGEFGRIADICRDLLAPKKRHRRLWISQPPYLYDELAPRLRLGKQHSAYVKIAEGCNRNCTFCAIPLMRGKQRSRPVESIVAEARQLAEEGVKEINLISQDTINYGVDLGLRQGLVQLLRSLVKVEKLRWIRPFYLYPQQVTDDLLDLYAGEEKITKYIDMPLQHINDRMLKRMHRLGDRAALEALVDRIRTRIPAVAFRTAFIVGFPGETDAAFTELLDYVEQTEFDRVAVFHYSDEEGTGAADLGDKVARDVMDERRNVLLSLQESISATRGRAKIGTTIDVLIDGRSEETEHVLEGRHEGLAPEIDGVVYIDEDSASSTHVHHSRLEMLSPKPGDFCTVEITDAAAYDLVGCIVRKSAS; this is encoded by the coding sequence ATGTCTCATCCACTGATCATTCCACGGCGTACGAAACCGATAGCCCAAAGGGACAGGCACCGATCCTTGATCGGAGCCAGTCCCAAGAAAACGACGATCGGGTTTGTAAATCTTGGCTGTTCAAAAAACCAGGTCGACTCGGAAATCATGCTCGGGTCTCTCGTGAAGGAGGGATTTCAACTGACCGGTGACCCGAAACAAGCCGACGTGGTCATCGTCAATACCTGCGGCTTCATCGAAGAGGCGAAAGAAGAATCGATCAACACCGTCCTCGAACATGGGCATCTGAAGAAAACAGGAACCTGCCGTGTCCTGATTGCAGCCGGTTGCTTAGCCCAGCGGTATCAAGGAGACTTGCTCAAGGAGTTACCGGAATTGGATGCGGTAGTCGGCACCGGGGAGTTCGGCAGGATTGCCGACATCTGCCGGGACCTCCTAGCCCCCAAGAAGCGGCATCGGCGCCTTTGGATCAGTCAGCCGCCCTATCTCTATGACGAGCTGGCGCCACGACTGAGACTCGGCAAGCAGCATAGCGCCTATGTGAAAATCGCCGAAGGATGCAACCGTAATTGCACCTTCTGCGCCATTCCACTGATGCGCGGCAAACAGCGCAGCCGACCGGTGGAATCCATTGTCGCAGAAGCACGCCAACTGGCTGAGGAAGGCGTCAAAGAGATCAATCTGATCTCACAAGACACCATCAACTACGGCGTCGATCTTGGTCTTCGCCAAGGTCTGGTTCAACTGCTCCGCTCATTGGTGAAGGTTGAGAAACTCCGATGGATCAGACCGTTCTACCTGTACCCTCAGCAAGTCACGGACGATCTGCTGGATCTGTATGCGGGGGAAGAAAAGATTACCAAGTATATCGACATGCCTCTTCAGCACATCAATGACCGCATGCTCAAACGCATGCATCGTCTGGGTGACCGCGCCGCGCTCGAAGCCTTGGTCGATCGTATCCGTACCCGTATTCCCGCGGTGGCCTTTCGAACCGCCTTCATCGTCGGTTTTCCTGGAGAAACCGACGCCGCCTTCACCGAGCTGCTCGACTACGTGGAACAGACGGAGTTCGACCGAGTCGCCGTGTTCCATTACTCGGACGAGGAAGGGACCGGAGCGGCTGATTTGGGCGACAAAGTCGCGCGGGACGTTATGGACGAACGCCGCAATGTCCTCCTCTCCCTCCAAGAATCCATTTCCGCCACTAGAGGCCGGGCCAAAATCGGCACCACTATCGACGTGCTGATTGATGGACGATCGGAAGAGACAGAACATGTGTTGGAAGGTCGTCACGAAGGGCTCGCGCCAGAAATCGACGGTGTCGTCTACATCGACGAAGACTCAGCTTCGAGCACTCACGTACACCATTCCCGCCTCGAAATGCTTTCTCCCAAGCCAGGCGATTTCTGCACCGTCGAAATCACCGATGCAGCAGCCTATGATCTCGTTGGATGCATCGTCAGGAAATCTGCGTCCTGA
- the purU gene encoding formyltetrahydrofolate deformylase → MTAPKKDSVVLLIQCKDRKGIVARVSGFIHDFGGNILDSDHHTDEETNDFLMRMEFAAEGFQIPPDDIPAAFAPIAKVYDMHYEVHPSSRRTRVGMLVSKQDHCLADLLQRHRRGELHIDIPVIISNHDTCASWADLFKIPFAVYPVTKETKPQQERQVLALLKEHRVELVVMARYMQILTANFLAQVGCPVINIHHSFLPAFVGANPYRQAYDRGVKIIGATAHYATQDLDEGPIIEQDVIRVGHRDTVEDLVRKGRDLEEIVLARAVRRHIERRVLVYGRKTVVFD, encoded by the coding sequence GTGACGGCTCCGAAGAAAGACTCCGTTGTCCTGCTGATCCAGTGCAAAGACCGGAAAGGCATCGTCGCGCGAGTGTCCGGGTTCATTCACGATTTCGGCGGCAACATTCTCGACTCCGACCATCACACTGACGAAGAGACGAACGATTTCCTGATGCGGATGGAGTTCGCGGCGGAAGGATTTCAAATTCCGCCGGACGATATTCCGGCCGCGTTTGCTCCGATCGCGAAAGTGTACGACATGCACTATGAAGTGCATCCGTCCAGTCGACGGACTCGTGTCGGCATGTTGGTGTCGAAACAGGATCACTGTCTGGCCGATCTGCTCCAGCGGCACCGTCGAGGCGAATTGCACATCGATATTCCCGTGATCATCTCAAATCACGACACCTGTGCAAGCTGGGCCGATCTCTTCAAGATCCCGTTTGCCGTGTATCCCGTTACCAAGGAGACCAAGCCGCAACAGGAAAGACAAGTCTTGGCGCTTCTGAAAGAGCACCGTGTGGAACTCGTGGTCATGGCTCGCTACATGCAGATCCTCACCGCGAATTTTTTAGCGCAGGTCGGCTGCCCGGTCATCAACATTCACCATTCCTTTCTTCCGGCCTTTGTCGGAGCTAATCCCTACCGGCAGGCTTACGACCGTGGCGTGAAGATCATTGGAGCGACGGCGCACTACGCCACTCAGGATCTGGATGAGGGTCCCATCATTGAGCAAGACGTGATTCGTGTGGGCCACCGGGATACCGTAGAAGATCTCGTGCGCAAAGGACGCGATCTGGAGGAAATCGTGTTGGCGCGCGCCGTCCGGCGACATATCGAACGGCGTGTCTTGGTATATGGCAGGAAGACGGTGGTGTTCGATTAG
- a CDS encoding DegQ family serine endoprotease, which yields MSAHFNRTICSMIGIGFLSGALVWGGYSFTSSQAFDGPSAAAVPVAATAPTNGFTDVAKQVTPAVVNITTVMTEKASEGFSVPDALRDRMEEFFGKPFGPRGRGPSDPFEHRGPRRGQGSGVIISPDGYILTNNHVIAKAREVNVILPDKREFKGKIIGTDPKTDLAVVKINATDLPALSWGDASRLQVGEYVLAVGNPFGLNSTVTLGIVSAVGRGHMGITQYEDFIQTDAAINPGNSGGALVNTRGELVGINTAIFSQTGGYQGVGFAVSTTMAKPIYESLLKTGKVVRGYLGVGIQDLNQDLAKSFTIKDSKGALVSDVREDSPAEQAGLKQGDVIVEYHGTPVEDGVALQRLVTRTSIGTTVPVKVIRDSQEREMTVKIGEQPDETRVAKVESGETDAALSGLAVEDLDQATSKELGLKGKRGVVVTRVAPDSGAEKAGLLPGDVIREINRQPIKSVKDFEKVSSDVKKGDSVLILVNRRGNQLFLSVKV from the coding sequence ATGTCAGCACATTTTAATCGTACGATCTGTTCGATGATCGGAATCGGCTTCCTGAGCGGCGCCCTGGTGTGGGGCGGCTACTCATTCACCTCATCTCAGGCATTCGACGGCCCCTCTGCCGCTGCCGTGCCCGTGGCTGCTACCGCTCCGACGAACGGCTTTACGGATGTCGCCAAACAGGTGACTCCGGCGGTCGTCAACATCACGACTGTGATGACGGAGAAAGCTTCGGAGGGATTTTCTGTGCCTGACGCGCTACGAGACCGAATGGAAGAATTCTTCGGAAAACCTTTCGGGCCTCGTGGGCGGGGACCATCCGACCCTTTTGAACATCGAGGGCCTCGGAGAGGACAAGGGTCGGGCGTCATTATCTCTCCGGATGGATATATCTTGACGAATAATCATGTGATCGCCAAGGCCCGTGAAGTGAATGTCATACTCCCCGACAAACGTGAGTTCAAGGGCAAGATCATCGGCACCGACCCAAAGACGGACCTTGCGGTGGTCAAGATCAACGCGACCGACCTTCCCGCGTTGTCCTGGGGTGATGCGTCACGCTTGCAAGTCGGCGAGTATGTGTTGGCCGTCGGCAATCCATTTGGACTGAATTCCACCGTGACCCTCGGAATTGTGAGCGCGGTCGGCCGAGGCCACATGGGCATCACTCAGTATGAGGATTTCATTCAAACAGATGCCGCCATCAATCCGGGCAACTCGGGCGGTGCCTTGGTCAATACCAGAGGTGAGCTCGTGGGCATTAATACGGCAATTTTCTCCCAGACAGGCGGCTATCAAGGCGTTGGTTTTGCCGTATCAACAACTATGGCCAAACCAATCTATGAGAGTCTGCTCAAGACAGGCAAGGTTGTCCGAGGGTATCTCGGTGTCGGCATTCAGGACCTGAACCAGGACCTGGCGAAGTCATTCACTATCAAGGATTCCAAAGGCGCCTTGGTCAGCGATGTCCGGGAAGACAGCCCGGCTGAACAGGCGGGACTGAAGCAGGGAGACGTCATTGTCGAGTATCACGGCACTCCTGTGGAGGATGGGGTCGCGTTGCAGCGACTGGTGACCAGGACTTCGATCGGCACTACAGTGCCGGTGAAAGTGATTCGCGACAGTCAAGAACGTGAGATGACGGTCAAGATTGGTGAGCAGCCGGATGAAACGAGAGTCGCCAAGGTTGAAAGTGGCGAAACGGACGCTGCCTTGTCGGGACTCGCAGTCGAAGACTTAGATCAGGCTACCTCCAAGGAACTCGGCCTCAAGGGGAAGCGAGGCGTGGTGGTGACAAGGGTTGCTCCGGACAGCGGAGCGGAGAAGGCGGGACTCCTGCCGGGCGATGTCATTCGGGAGATCAACCGGCAGCCGATCAAGTCTGTGAAGGACTTTGAGAAGGTGTCTTCCGACGTCAAAAAGGGAGACAGCGTGCTGATCTTGGTCAATCGGCGCGGGAATCAGCTGTTCCTATCTGTGAAAGTGTAA
- a CDS encoding ATP-binding protein has translation MPLRVRLTLWYGTALAMVLMAFSVVLYAMTARNLRDAVDQSLEETATTAVRSLEERGFLPLISEDELLSQFPELTRIDKFFQIFSPSGTISIRSPNIKQHEVPLSRTALDTAFAGQSIFESAKYPNEPPLRLISMPIMYERRLLYIVQVGTSMESVGETLHRFLILLVVAIPIALTVSLAGGWFLAGRALRPVDKITLAAQRIAAGDLSQRLSMPAAHDEIGRLAATFNNMIGRLDASFSQIRQFTSDASHELRTPLTVMKGETDLVLRRPRALEDYKSVLESNLEEIDRMSRIVDELLFLSRADMGEVKLESLPVGMESLVEDIHRQATQLGQDRNIEVVLGTVMPVVVQGDDLRLRELLLNLVENAMKYSHQGGKVEISLLNDGREARLSVTDHGIGIAPADHMRIFQRFFRTDVARAHTKKGTGLGLAICAWIADLHKGRVEVKSDLGQGSTFTVVLPLAHSGA, from the coding sequence ATGCCGCTACGTGTTCGACTGACCCTCTGGTACGGGACCGCCCTTGCCATGGTCCTCATGGCTTTCTCCGTGGTGCTGTACGCCATGACCGCGCGAAATTTGCGCGACGCCGTCGATCAATCCCTGGAAGAAACGGCGACGACGGCTGTGCGGTCGCTCGAAGAGCGTGGGTTTCTTCCTCTGATCAGTGAAGACGAACTCCTTTCCCAATTTCCCGAACTGACGCGTATCGATAAGTTCTTCCAGATCTTCAGCCCCTCCGGCACCATATCGATCCGTTCTCCCAACATCAAACAACATGAAGTTCCACTCAGCCGGACCGCTCTCGATACCGCATTCGCCGGACAGAGCATTTTTGAGTCGGCCAAGTATCCTAATGAGCCTCCGTTGCGGCTGATCTCTATGCCGATTATGTATGAGCGTAGGCTCTTGTATATCGTGCAAGTCGGCACGTCGATGGAATCGGTCGGAGAAACCCTCCATCGATTCTTGATTCTGCTTGTCGTGGCCATCCCGATCGCCCTGACCGTGTCCCTCGCGGGGGGATGGTTCTTGGCAGGGCGAGCGTTACGTCCTGTCGATAAGATTACGCTTGCCGCGCAGCGCATTGCCGCCGGTGATCTCAGCCAACGTCTCAGCATGCCGGCGGCTCACGACGAAATCGGTCGCCTGGCCGCCACCTTCAACAACATGATCGGTCGACTGGATGCCTCGTTCAGCCAAATCCGTCAATTCACGAGTGATGCGTCGCATGAGTTACGGACCCCTCTCACGGTGATGAAGGGTGAGACGGACTTGGTTCTACGGCGACCTCGTGCACTCGAAGACTATAAGTCGGTGCTTGAGAGCAATTTGGAAGAGATTGATCGAATGAGCAGAATCGTCGATGAACTGTTGTTCCTCTCCCGTGCCGACATGGGAGAAGTCAAACTGGAGTCGTTACCCGTTGGGATGGAGTCTCTCGTCGAAGATATTCATCGTCAGGCCACACAGCTCGGGCAGGACCGAAATATCGAGGTTGTCCTGGGAACAGTGATGCCGGTGGTTGTGCAAGGCGACGACTTGCGGCTTCGCGAGTTGCTGCTCAATCTTGTTGAGAATGCGATGAAGTATTCGCACCAGGGAGGAAAGGTTGAGATCTCACTGTTGAATGATGGCCGAGAGGCCAGGCTGTCGGTCACGGACCATGGCATCGGCATTGCCCCGGCGGACCACATGCGGATTTTCCAACGCTTCTTCCGCACAGACGTCGCTCGCGCCCACACGAAGAAGGGAACGGGTCTCGGCCTCGCCATTTGTGCTTGGATCGCCGATTTGCACAAGGGGCGGGTAGAAGTCAAAAGCGATCTCGGCCAGGGATCAACCTTCACGGTTGTGCTACCGCTCGCCCATTCCGGTGCTTAA
- a CDS encoding response regulator transcription factor: MRVLVIEDETKVGSFIQRALEEESYAVDLCEDGAKGLEMALVINYDLLVVDVMLPSMSGLDVLKNIRRERIHTPVLILSAQSQIDQRVKGLDAGADDYLTKPFAIDELLARVRALLRRGASESPGILQVEDLVLNPATRDVTRGGQRIDLTLKEYALLEYLMRHTGRVLTRPMISEHVWNQDFDTFTNVIDVYVNYLRNKIDRGRTKKLIHTIRGSGYMLKAD; this comes from the coding sequence ATGCGGGTGCTTGTCATAGAGGATGAAACCAAAGTCGGCTCTTTTATTCAGCGAGCGCTTGAAGAAGAAAGCTATGCCGTCGACCTCTGTGAGGACGGAGCCAAAGGGTTAGAGATGGCCCTGGTGATCAATTACGACCTCCTGGTCGTCGACGTGATGTTGCCGTCTATGTCCGGTCTGGATGTGCTTAAGAATATCCGCCGGGAACGGATCCACACCCCGGTGTTGATTCTCTCGGCTCAATCCCAGATCGACCAACGGGTCAAAGGGCTGGATGCCGGCGCCGACGATTACTTGACCAAACCGTTTGCGATCGATGAACTCCTGGCGCGCGTGCGGGCACTCTTGCGCCGTGGAGCATCCGAGAGCCCGGGAATCCTCCAGGTGGAGGACTTGGTTCTCAACCCGGCGACCCGTGACGTCACCCGGGGGGGGCAACGTATCGATTTGACGCTGAAAGAGTATGCGTTACTCGAATATCTGATGCGCCATACCGGCCGCGTGCTCACCAGGCCCATGATCTCCGAACACGTGTGGAATCAAGACTTCGATACCTTCACCAACGTCATTGATGTCTATGTCAACTACCTTCGGAATAAAATCGATCGAGGCCGAACCAAGAAATTGATCCATACCATTCGCGGTAGCGGGTATATGCTGAAGGCCGATTAG
- the gcvP gene encoding aminomethyl-transferring glycine dehydrogenase, producing the protein MTAPNWLRPTDDFIHRHLGPTRADTQEMLAVLGLPSLDTLADTAIPPDLRLRGPLDVPVGDGEQAVLGRLKGIASQNKVYRSLIGMGYYDCVTPGVIQRNILENPAWYTQYTPYQAEISQGRLEALVNFQTMVADLTGLPLANASLLDEATAAAEAMAMCYTIARNAGGERNEFFVSRDCHPQTLAVLQTRAEPLGIVIKTGVASSVDCSRPQLCGILLQYPATDGYVGDFSTLVTQAHEAGVRVAVATDLLALTLLRSPGEFGADIAVGSTQRFGVPIGFGGPHAAFLATREEYKRQVPGRLVGISKDVTGKPAIRLSLQTREQHIRREKATSNICTAQVLLAVMAAMYAVYHGPDGLRRIAERVHGLTLLLAEGLRRLGFDVLPKVFFDTIRVPVPKTQADQIAARANEQRINFRHYEDGSIGVSLDEVSSEEEVQRLLQIFVGHDQWPFRLSDLAAAIDLSYSSPLVRSSSYLTHEVFHRYHSEHEMLRYLHRLQAKDLSLVHSMIPLGSCTMKLNATAEMLPVTWPEFARLHPFAPAEQTLGYRTLFGQLESWLAEIAGFAAFSLQPNAGSQGEYSGLMMIRAYHRAKGETHRDVCLIPVSAHGTNPASAAMVGMEVVVVACDRNGNVDVADLETKAAHYRDRLSALMLTYPSTNGVFEASVRRICQIVHTHGGQVYIDGANMNAMVGLCRLGDIGADVCHLNLHKTFCIPHGGGGPGVGPIGVARHLVPFLPGHPVVKLGGPQSIGPVAAAPFGSPNILPISWAYIALMGRDGLTKATQVAILNANYMAKRLEKHYSILYKGDSGLVAHEFILDLREFKESAGIEAMDVAKRLMDYGFHAPTVSFPVAGTLMIEPTESEAKSELDRFCEALILIRAEIQEIVDGRQPRTNNLLKNAPHTAAIVTATEWNRPYSREQAAFPAPWLRSNKFWPSVSRIDEAYGDRHLVCSCPPMETYQS; encoded by the coding sequence ATGACAGCTCCGAATTGGCTCCGACCGACTGATGACTTTATTCACCGGCACCTGGGTCCCACAAGGGCTGATACACAGGAGATGCTGGCAGTGCTCGGCCTACCCTCGCTCGACACGTTGGCCGATACGGCCATTCCCCCAGACCTTCGTCTTCGTGGACCCTTGGATGTTCCGGTCGGTGACGGCGAGCAGGCGGTCCTGGGCCGCCTGAAAGGCATCGCGTCCCAAAACAAGGTCTACCGATCGCTGATCGGCATGGGGTACTACGATTGCGTCACCCCGGGCGTGATCCAGCGAAACATCCTAGAAAATCCGGCATGGTATACGCAATACACCCCATACCAAGCCGAAATCTCACAAGGCCGCTTAGAGGCGCTCGTGAACTTCCAGACCATGGTGGCGGACTTGACCGGTCTGCCTCTGGCGAATGCCTCGCTGTTGGATGAAGCGACCGCTGCAGCGGAAGCGATGGCCATGTGTTACACGATCGCCCGGAACGCAGGCGGGGAACGGAACGAATTCTTTGTCTCGCGGGACTGTCATCCACAGACCTTGGCGGTGTTGCAGACCAGAGCCGAACCACTGGGTATCGTCATCAAGACCGGCGTCGCCTCGTCCGTTGATTGCTCGCGTCCTCAGCTGTGCGGCATTCTGTTGCAGTACCCGGCTACGGACGGTTATGTGGGTGATTTCAGCACATTGGTCACGCAGGCTCATGAAGCCGGTGTTCGAGTGGCGGTTGCGACCGATCTTCTCGCCCTGACTCTGCTGCGGTCACCCGGGGAATTCGGCGCTGATATTGCCGTCGGCTCGACACAACGGTTCGGCGTCCCAATCGGCTTCGGTGGCCCTCATGCCGCGTTTCTGGCTACCAGAGAGGAGTACAAACGGCAGGTGCCGGGTCGTCTCGTGGGTATCTCAAAAGATGTGACCGGCAAACCGGCCATCAGGCTTTCGCTTCAGACGAGGGAGCAACACATCCGACGGGAGAAGGCCACCAGTAACATCTGTACGGCTCAAGTCTTGTTGGCCGTCATGGCCGCCATGTATGCGGTGTACCACGGGCCGGACGGGTTGCGTCGGATCGCCGAACGTGTGCATGGCCTCACGTTGCTGCTGGCTGAAGGTCTGCGTCGACTTGGGTTCGACGTCTTGCCGAAAGTCTTCTTCGATACAATTCGGGTACCAGTACCAAAGACTCAAGCTGATCAAATCGCAGCGCGGGCGAATGAACAGCGAATCAATTTCCGGCACTATGAGGACGGCTCGATCGGCGTTTCGCTCGACGAAGTCAGCTCCGAGGAGGAAGTGCAGCGCCTCCTGCAAATCTTTGTCGGTCATGACCAGTGGCCGTTCCGTCTTTCCGATCTCGCCGCGGCCATCGATCTCAGCTACTCATCTCCCTTGGTCAGAAGCAGTAGCTATCTGACGCACGAGGTTTTCCATCGCTATCACTCCGAGCATGAGATGCTCCGTTATCTCCACCGATTGCAGGCAAAGGACCTGTCACTCGTCCACTCGATGATTCCGCTGGGCTCCTGCACGATGAAACTGAATGCCACCGCTGAAATGCTGCCGGTGACCTGGCCGGAGTTCGCTCGGCTGCATCCATTCGCGCCGGCTGAGCAAACGCTCGGCTATCGAACCTTGTTCGGACAGCTCGAATCGTGGCTGGCCGAGATTGCCGGATTTGCGGCCTTCTCGCTTCAACCGAACGCCGGATCTCAGGGCGAATATTCGGGCCTGATGATGATCCGAGCCTACCATCGAGCGAAGGGAGAAACACATCGCGACGTCTGCTTGATCCCAGTATCGGCCCACGGCACGAACCCTGCCAGCGCCGCCATGGTCGGCATGGAGGTTGTCGTCGTCGCATGCGATCGAAACGGAAATGTAGATGTCGCCGACTTGGAGACCAAGGCCGCTCACTATCGAGACCGATTATCGGCCTTGATGCTCACGTATCCATCAACCAACGGGGTGTTTGAGGCAAGCGTGCGGCGGATTTGCCAAATCGTCCATACCCATGGCGGTCAAGTCTATATCGATGGGGCCAATATGAATGCCATGGTCGGTCTTTGCCGCCTGGGCGACATCGGGGCCGATGTTTGCCATCTCAACCTCCATAAGACGTTTTGTATTCCCCATGGAGGTGGAGGGCCTGGCGTGGGACCGATCGGAGTGGCACGGCACCTCGTGCCGTTTCTACCGGGACATCCTGTGGTCAAACTCGGTGGGCCTCAATCCATCGGCCCGGTGGCAGCAGCCCCCTTCGGCAGTCCGAATATCCTTCCGATCTCCTGGGCATACATCGCCTTGATGGGGCGTGACGGATTGACCAAAGCCACACAGGTGGCCATCCTCAATGCCAACTACATGGCGAAGCGGTTGGAGAAGCATTATTCGATCCTCTACAAGGGGGACTCCGGGCTGGTAGCTCATGAGTTCATCCTGGATCTGCGTGAATTCAAGGAAAGCGCCGGTATCGAGGCGATGGATGTCGCCAAGCGATTGATGGACTATGGCTTCCATGCGCCGACCGTTTCGTTCCCGGTGGCCGGCACGCTCATGATCGAACCGACGGAAAGTGAAGCTAAGAGCGAACTCGATCGATTCTGCGAAGCACTCATCCTGATCCGTGCCGAAATTCAAGAGATCGTGGATGGGCGTCAGCCACGGACGAACAATCTGCTGAAGAATGCCCCTCATACCGCCGCGATCGTGACGGCGACGGAGTGGAATCGTCCCTATAGCCGCGAGCAGGCAGCGTTTCCCGCTCCCTGGCTCAGGAGCAACAAGTTCTGGCCGAGCGTGAGCCGCATCGACGAAGCCTACGGTGACCGCCATCTCGTGTGTAGTTGTCCTCCCATGGAAACCTACCAGTCCTAG
- a CDS encoding aminotransferase class V-fold PLP-dependent enzyme: MTDIGRRGFLVRTGLALGTAVLAGAYSRAIADQQPPQYRFKNWEDFRTQFPLSPQLIHLAAFFLASHPTPVREAIEGHRAGLDADPIGYWYQHEEKQEAKVLQAAADYLDADPLDIALTDSTTMGLGLLYGGLALRQGQEILTTTHDHYSTETALRLRAERTGATVRQIPLYRSIKTVSRDELVDSLQKSITPATRIVAVTWVHSSTGLKLPIREMADAIQSLNRSRDEQDRVIFCVDGVHALGVEDFRLSRLGCDFLIAGTHKCMFGPRGTGLVWGHPQAWPVAQPIIPTFDTQAFDQWLKNGSTHGLPQATYMTPGGFHSFEHRWALDEAFNFHQAIGKAKVTQRIYELNQQLKQGLAAMPHVTLHTPISQDLSAGIVCFEVAGMTPRQIVEKLRQRKIVGSVTPYATQYARLAPSLLNSPQEIEKTLGAIRHLRSS; encoded by the coding sequence ATGACTGATATTGGACGTCGCGGTTTCCTTGTGCGGACGGGATTGGCCTTGGGCACAGCGGTTCTGGCTGGTGCCTACTCTCGCGCGATTGCCGATCAACAGCCCCCGCAGTACAGGTTCAAAAATTGGGAAGACTTTCGGACGCAGTTTCCTTTGTCTCCTCAGCTCATCCATCTCGCCGCGTTTTTTCTCGCATCCCATCCCACCCCGGTACGCGAAGCGATCGAAGGGCATCGCGCCGGCCTGGACGCGGATCCCATCGGCTATTGGTACCAACACGAAGAGAAGCAAGAAGCGAAGGTGCTTCAGGCAGCTGCCGACTATCTGGATGCGGACCCTCTCGATATCGCCTTGACCGACAGTACGACGATGGGGTTGGGTTTGCTCTATGGCGGCTTGGCGCTTCGCCAGGGACAGGAAATTCTAACGACGACGCACGACCATTATTCGACAGAGACTGCTCTGCGTCTTCGAGCCGAACGGACTGGTGCTACCGTGCGGCAGATCCCTCTCTATCGTTCGATCAAAACGGTATCTCGCGACGAGCTGGTCGATTCCCTACAAAAAAGCATCACCCCCGCGACACGTATCGTGGCCGTCACCTGGGTCCATTCCAGCACGGGACTCAAACTGCCGATTCGTGAGATGGCAGATGCAATCCAATCCCTCAATCGCTCGAGGGACGAGCAAGATCGGGTCATCTTCTGTGTGGATGGGGTTCATGCCTTAGGGGTGGAGGACTTTCGGCTCAGCCGGCTCGGCTGTGATTTTCTGATCGCCGGAACCCACAAATGTATGTTCGGCCCTCGTGGAACCGGTCTCGTTTGGGGCCATCCTCAGGCCTGGCCCGTTGCCCAGCCGATCATTCCGACGTTCGACACGCAAGCATTTGACCAGTGGCTGAAGAACGGTTCTACGCATGGCCTTCCACAAGCCACTTATATGACACCCGGCGGGTTCCATTCATTCGAACATCGCTGGGCGCTGGACGAAGCCTTCAACTTTCATCAAGCCATCGGGAAAGCTAAAGTGACGCAGCGCATCTACGAACTGAATCAGCAGCTGAAGCAAGGCTTGGCAGCCATGCCCCATGTCACCCTGCACACACCGATATCGCAGGATCTTTCGGCCGGGATCGTCTGCTTCGAGGTGGCTGGAATGACTCCTCGTCAGATCGTGGAGAAGCTGCGACAGCGTAAGATAGTCGGCAGCGTGACACCGTACGCGACGCAGTATGCCAGGCTCGCGCCGAGTCTCCTGAACTCACCACAGGAAATCGAAAAGACCTTGGGAGCGATCCGACATCTTCGTTCGTCGTAG